In Phragmites australis chromosome 16, lpPhrAust1.1, whole genome shotgun sequence, one DNA window encodes the following:
- the LOC133894738 gene encoding mitochondrial uncoupling protein 5-like has translation MGLKGFAEGGIASIVAGCSTHPLDLIKVRMQLQGEAAAPQPALRPALAFHAGTHTVALPHHDIPAPRKPGPLAVGAQILRSEGARGLFSGVSATMLRQTLYSTTRMGLYDILKTKWTKENDGVLALHRKIAAGLIAGGVGAAVGNPADVAMVRMQADGRLPLAERRNYRSVGDAIGRMARNEGVRSLWRGSSLTVNRAMIVTASQLATYDQAKEAILARRGPSADGLATHVAASFTAGIVAAAASNPVDVVKTRMMNMKVAPGAPPPYAGPVDCALRTVRSEGPMALYKGFIPTVMRQGPFTVVLFVTLEQVRKVFKGVEF, from the coding sequence ATGGGACTGAAGGGATTCGCCGAGGGCGGCATCGCGTCCATCGTGGCCGGGTGCTCGACCCACCCGCTCGACCTAATCAAGGTCCGCATGCAGCTGcagggggaggcggcggcgccgcaGCCGGCGCTGCGCCCGGCGCTGGCGTTCCACGCGGGAACGCACACCGTGGCGCTCCCGCACCACGACATCCCGGCGCCGAGGAAGCCCGGGCCGCTCGCCGTCGGCGCGCAGATCCTGCGCTCCGAGGGCGCCAGGGGGCTCTTCTCCGGGGTGTCGGCCACCATGCTGCGCCAGACGCTCTACTCCACCACGCGGATGGGGCTGTACGACATCCTCAAGACGAAGTGGACCAAGGAGAACGACGGCGTGCTAGCGCTGCACCGCAAGATCGCGGCCGGGCTCATCGCTGGCGGCGTAGGCGCTGCCGTGGGCAACCCGGCGGACGTGGCCATGGTGCGGATGCAAGCGGACGGGAGGCTCCCGCTCGCCGAGCGCCGGAACTACCGCAGCGTCGGGGACGCCATCGGCCGGATGGCGCGCAACGAGGGCGTGCGCAGCCTGTGGCGCGGGTCGTCGCTGACCGTGAACCGCGCCATGATCGTGACGGCGTCGCAGCTGGCCACGTACGACCAGGCCAAGGAGGCTATCCTGGCGCGCCGCGGACCCAGCGCCGACGGGCTGGCCACGCACGTGGCGGCCAGCTTCACCGCGGGTATcgtggccgcggcggcgtccAACCCCGTGGACGTGGTGAAGACGAGGATGATGAACATGAAGGTGGCTcccggcgcgccgccgccgtacgCCGGTCCGGTGGACTGCGCGCTCAGGACGGTGCGGTCGGAGGGCCCCATGGCGCTGTACAAGGGGTTCATCCCCACGGTGATGCGGCAGGGCCCCTTCACCGTGGTGCTCTTCGTCACCCTCGAGCAGGTGCGCAAGGTTTTCAAGGGCGTCGAGTTCTAA